The following proteins are co-located in the Terriglobales bacterium genome:
- a CDS encoding sigma-70 family RNA polymerase sigma factor yields MEVNDAAVVAQVLAGDREAFRLLVERHSRLVFSVAYRMTGDQHDAEEIVQETLLRAYKGLDRFELRSNFGTWVYRIATNCALDLLRRKSHMKDTYQIADNPDPDQDEVQLPAPSPGPERLLLSAEVKKKLAQALELLTPTERVAFTMRHMEGQSIEAIGEALNLKVSAAKNSVFRAVQKLRQQLEPLRDWAPGSPLGAGQESGQ; encoded by the coding sequence ATGGAAGTAAATGATGCAGCCGTGGTGGCCCAGGTGCTGGCCGGCGACAGAGAGGCTTTTCGCCTCCTGGTCGAGCGCCATTCACGTCTCGTCTTTAGCGTGGCCTATCGCATGACTGGAGATCAACACGATGCCGAAGAGATCGTCCAGGAAACGTTGCTGCGGGCCTACAAAGGCCTGGATCGGTTCGAGCTTCGTTCCAATTTTGGCACGTGGGTCTACCGAATTGCGACCAATTGCGCGCTGGACCTGCTGAGGAGGAAGAGTCACATGAAAGATACATACCAGATTGCCGACAATCCCGATCCCGACCAAGACGAGGTGCAACTGCCGGCCCCGTCGCCAGGTCCGGAACGGCTTCTGCTCAGCGCCGAGGTGAAAAAGAAGTTGGCGCAGGCGCTGGAGTTGCTGACGCCAACCGAGCGCGTGGCTTTTACCATGCGTCACATGGAAGGCCAGTCTATTGAAGCAATCGGCGAGGCATTGAATTTGAAGGTCAGCGCCGCCAAGAACAGTGTCTTCCGCGCCGTACAGAAGCTCCGGCAGCAGCTTGAACCTTTACGAGACTGGGCCCCCGGCTCGCCCCTCGGAGCAGGGCAGGAGTCTGGCCAATGA